A single Anopheles maculipalpis chromosome 3RL, idAnoMacuDA_375_x, whole genome shotgun sequence DNA region contains:
- the LOC126563444 gene encoding uncharacterized protein LOC126563444, with the protein MSKFRISYSALGMSEESCNSTSSAKALRIVNFPPETFDGTPVEGSRRGSKFFQRPRSMSAWSDISRSSMRLDER; encoded by the coding sequence ATGAGCAAGTTCCGTATCAGTTACAGTGCGCTGGGTATGTCCGAAGAAAGCTGCAACTCGACCAGCAGTGCGAAAGCATTACGAATCGTTAATTTTCCCCCAGAAACCTTCGATGGCACGCCGGTGGAGGGTTCGAGGAGGGGCTCGAAGTTTTTCCAGCGGCCCCGCTCGATGTCCGCCTGGAGCGACATCAGCCGCAGCAGCATGCGGCTGGACGAACGGTAA